A segment of the Candidatus Reconcilbacillus cellulovorans genome:
ACGGCGACCGGTCGCCACATCGGCATCGGCAAGCCGTTCAGCCGCGCGCCGAGATCCGCACCGACCAGCGCGACGACCGCCGCCTGTTCGAAGACGAGCTCCGGACCTTTCAACGTGATTTCGAGCGCCGGAGCGTCCGGGGGATTGCCGACAAGAACGTTGGCGATCCGAAGCGACCGGGCGTCCGCCGCGCCGCCGACCGGCACGCCGTAGGCCCGAAGACCGGGCCGCCCCGCGTCCTGTACCGTCGTCTCCAACCCCGGCCGCACGACGCGGATCACGGCGACTCACCCGCCGCCCGAAATTCCTCCTCGGAAATCGGCCGAAACCGCACGCGGTCGCCGACGCGCAACAGGAAAGGCGGCGTCCGGTCGGGATCGAACAGCGACAGCGGCGTCCGGCCGATCCAACGCCAGCCGCCCGGCGACGCGACCGGATAAATGCCGGTATAAACGCCGCCGATGCCGACAGCTCCAGGAGGGACGCGGGAGCGGGGAGTCTCTTTACGCGGCGCCGCCAGCCGCTCCGGCAATCCCGTCAAGTAAGGGAACCCGGGCAAAAATCCGATCATCGCCACGCGGTATTCCGCCGCCGAATGCAGCGCGGCCGCCTCTTCCGGCGTCATTCCGCTCCGCTCCGCCAGCTCCGCAAGATCGGGGCCGAATTCTCCGCCGTAACAGACCGGAACGACGACGACATGCTCGTCCTCTTTCGGCCCGTCCGCTTCCGCCGCGCCGACCGTACCGCCGCGCCCCGCCTCGCCGATCGCCCGCTCGAGCTCCGCGCGGACCCGGATAAACACCGGCGTCGACTCCGCATCGACTCCAGGCGCCGCATCGACGCCGCCGCGAAGCGCCGCCGCCACCGCGACAGGATCATAAAACACCGCCAGTGTCGTCAGAGCAGGGACGGCCTCGACCATCCCGGGAAACGGCCGTTCCGACAACACGCGAAACAGCCGCGCGATCGTTTCCGTCGCCTCGGGGCCCGGCCGTTCGGCGACCTCGACGACCGCGGCCCGATCGCCGAACCGGTAAATGCGCGCCATAGCCGTTTTACCCCCCGGACGGCGGCGGCGCGGTCGACGCGCGCACGACGAGTTCAGGCCGGAATGTCACCGAAAGCGGTTCGTCTTCCCTTAACGGACGTCCAATATCGGCAGCCGGTTCGGCCGACGCCGGCCGTTCCATCAACCGGATCAGCAATTCCGCCGCCGTCTTGCCCAGTTCTTCCTTCGGATGCGCCACCGTCGTCAGTTTGACGTCTGAGGCGACGGCCAATGCGGAATCGTCGAAACCGACCACGGACAGATCGTCCGGTACCCGCATCCCGCACGCGCGAACCGCCTCAAGCACTTCGAGCGCCGCTTCGTCGTTATAACAGACGATCGCCGTCGGCCGGGCCCCGGCGTCTTTCCGCAACCATTCGTACGCCTGCCGCCGCGGCGTTTCTGAACGGTCGCCGGATTCGAACCGGACGACGAAATCGGGATCGGGCGCAATCCCGTTTTGCCTGAGCGCCCGCAAATAACCTTTCAACCGGTAGACGCCTTGCAAGTCGTCCGTCTTGAACATGCCGGCGACACGCCGGTGGCCGAGCCGTACGAGATGTTCCGTCGCCAGAAACGCTCCGAACTCGTCGTCAACCTTGACGACCGGGCATCCGAGTTCAGGATAACTTTCATGGATCATAACGTACGGCACGCCCTTGCGCTCCAGCTCCAGATACCATGTGATTTCCCGCCGTCCCTCCGCACTGCGCGTCGGCTCGACGATCATGCCTCGCAGCGGATAGGCGGACAGCCGCTTCAGACATTCGCGCTCCTTGTTGCGGTCGTTGTCCGTCGAGGCGAGCATCATGCCGTAACCGCGCTCGCGCAGCACCGCCTCAGCGCCGCGGATGATGGCCGGAAAAATATAATCGGAAATGTACGTCGTCACGATGCCGACCGTCCGCGCGCCCGCCGCGGCGACACCCGTTCCGCCGCGCACGAACGTCCCCTTGCCCTGAATCCGATACAGCCACCCTTCATGCTCCAGTTCGGCAAGCGCCTGTCGGACGGTCTGACGACTAACGCCGAATTGCCCGGACAGCTCCGTCTCCGACGGCATCCGCTCGTCCGCGCGCAAGTCTCCGGATGCGATTTGCGACAACAAATGGCGTTTGATTTGCACGTACTTCGGCAGCGTCACCGATCGGCCTCCGTTTCCGCCACGATTACTTTCAATATAGCAAAATGCCGGCCCGCAAAAAAAGCGGGCGACTGCCCGTCCGCCGCGGAACGGACTTTCGCCCGCTTGGGCGCCGGTTCGCCCGGAAAACCGGGTACCGTCGCCGGTCAGCTCTTCGGCTGCAACACGTCGTGGTCGACGTAACGCTGACCCTTCAGCTCGCTGATGACATTGATCGCGACTTTGGCGCCGTCGCCCGCCGTAATGATCGTATGTACGCTGACACCCGCGCACGTTCCCGCCGCCCAGACGCCGGGAATGTTCGTGCGGCCTTGCGGGTCGACATCCAACACCGTTTTGATGCGCGGCTCGGTCCCCGGTCGGGTGCGGATCCCCGACGCCTCGGCCAGTTCGACCGACGCGCCCGTTGCCAGAATCACGTGCCGCGCCGAGTAAGTCGCGCCGTTTTCCGTCCGAACGACGATCGCATCGCCTTCCCGCGCAACAGCCGTCGCTTTGGTCGAAACGAGCTCGGCGCCGAATTTCTCCGCCTGTTTCTTGCCCGTCTCGACGAGCTCGGGGCCGCCGATCGCGGGCACGCCGTAATGGTTTTCGACCCACGCGCGTTTCGTCATGCCCTTGTCGTCGTCGACGACCAGCGTCTTGAGTCCCGCCTTAGCGGCAAACAGCGCCGCGCTGGCGCCGGCAGGCCCCGCTCCGATCACGATAACGTCGTACATGCCGACCCCTCCGTTTCGACAAAATCGGGTTCGGGTTTCATTGTAGCGTTTCCCGGGATAGGAAGCAAATCGCCGCGCTCCGGTCCGTCCCGAACTGATTTTCGAACATTCGGCG
Coding sequences within it:
- a CDS encoding pyridine nucleotide-disulfide oxidoreductase; translated protein: MYDVIVIGAGPAGASAALFAAKAGLKTLVVDDDKGMTKRAWVENHYGVPAIGGPELVETGKKQAEKFGAELVSTKATAVAREGDAIVVRTENGATYSARHVILATGASVELAEASGIRTRPGTEPRIKTVLDVDPQGRTNIPGVWAAGTCAGVSVHTIITAGDGAKVAINVISELKGQRYVDHDVLQPKS
- a CDS encoding GntR family transcriptional regulator yields the protein MTLPKYVQIKRHLLSQIASGDLRADERMPSETELSGQFGVSRQTVRQALAELEHEGWLYRIQGKGTFVRGGTGVAAAGARTVGIVTTYISDYIFPAIIRGAEAVLRERGYGMMLASTDNDRNKERECLKRLSAYPLRGMIVEPTRSAEGRREITWYLELERKGVPYVMIHESYPELGCPVVKVDDEFGAFLATEHLVRLGHRRVAGMFKTDDLQGVYRLKGYLRALRQNGIAPDPDFVVRFESGDRSETPRRQAYEWLRKDAGARPTAIVCYNDEAALEVLEAVRACGMRVPDDLSVVGFDDSALAVASDVKLTTVAHPKEELGKTAAELLIRLMERPASAEPAADIGRPLREDEPLSVTFRPELVVRASTAPPPSGG